A portion of the Actomonas aquatica genome contains these proteins:
- a CDS encoding DJ-1 family glyoxalase III has product MATVLTILPEGFEEIEAITPIDLWRRAGLTVKVAALGANKKVTGKNGITVIADQLLGAVPPEATFDLLFLPGGPGVKHLRASPEVRELLGRQFAAGRRIAAICAAPLVLHDAGLLSGRRYTAHPTTETELSAVIATEYVVTDGPLTTSRGAGTALPFGLSLIEQLLSEEKAKEIGLSICAKSLS; this is encoded by the coding sequence ATGGCCACTGTTCTGACAATTTTGCCAGAGGGATTTGAAGAGATCGAAGCCATCACGCCCATCGACCTGTGGCGGCGGGCCGGACTGACCGTCAAGGTGGCTGCGCTTGGAGCGAACAAAAAGGTCACGGGTAAGAACGGTATCACCGTGATCGCCGATCAGCTCTTGGGCGCCGTGCCGCCGGAGGCGACCTTTGACCTGCTCTTCCTGCCGGGCGGGCCCGGAGTAAAACACCTGCGCGCCTCGCCTGAAGTGCGGGAACTCCTCGGTCGTCAATTCGCCGCCGGTCGCCGGATTGCAGCCATCTGTGCCGCCCCGCTCGTTCTGCACGACGCCGGACTCCTCAGTGGTCGCCGCTACACTGCCCACCCCACCACCGAAACCGAACTCTCGGCCGTGATCGCCACTGAATACGTCGTCACCGACGGCCCCCTCACCACCTCCCGCGGCGCCGGCACAGCGCTGCCTTTCGGCCTCAGTCTGATCGAACAACTCCTCAGTGAAGAGAAGGCAAAAGAAATCGGGCTAAGTATTTGTGCGAAAAGTCTTTCTTAA
- a CDS encoding glycosyltransferase family 4 protein, with protein MVRTGTSLESVTSPGSDAAKPSPEARNFHPNRWILLAPEIFKHQGGISRVSRHYLQVVSELSDPVPLDLIVLNDADAPKTELARYGATNARLHLCNRSKWACWKAVWRATQKPGAHVVCTQVYLSPLLWIARKLDRSLSYEILLHGVEVWKPLSCSLRLALGGARNVFSVSRYTKDYVGARYPKIGDKITVLPNALDPQFAARLLHKSDEPHESTTILAVSRMAAHDQKKGIDHLIEAMPAIRRAIPAACLRIVGDGADRARLEELARRSEAAASISFLGAVDDACLQEEIQACRVFALPSAKEGFGLVYLEAMAAGRPCIVAQAGGAPEVIDEHSGIPVPYGDVTALANATVQALTKIWNPERIKARAQHFSYAAFAERWRQLVLHSA; from the coding sequence ATGGTCCGCACCGGCACATCGCTCGAATCAGTCACATCCCCGGGAAGTGACGCGGCGAAGCCATCGCCGGAGGCTAGAAATTTCCACCCTAATCGCTGGATCCTGCTGGCCCCGGAGATCTTTAAGCATCAAGGCGGAATATCCCGGGTATCGAGACACTACCTGCAGGTCGTCAGCGAACTCTCCGATCCAGTTCCCTTGGACCTGATCGTGTTGAATGACGCGGACGCGCCGAAAACGGAACTTGCCCGCTATGGTGCGACCAACGCCCGGCTCCACCTGTGCAATCGCTCCAAGTGGGCGTGCTGGAAAGCAGTTTGGCGAGCCACCCAAAAGCCGGGGGCGCACGTGGTCTGCACCCAAGTCTACCTCTCGCCCCTGCTCTGGATCGCCCGCAAGCTGGATCGGTCGTTGAGCTACGAGATTCTGTTGCACGGCGTTGAAGTGTGGAAGCCGCTTTCGTGTTCCCTGCGTCTCGCGCTTGGCGGCGCGCGCAATGTTTTCAGCGTCAGCCGATATACCAAAGACTACGTCGGCGCACGTTATCCGAAGATCGGCGACAAAATTACCGTGCTGCCGAATGCTTTGGACCCGCAGTTCGCGGCTCGATTGCTGCATAAAAGCGACGAACCCCACGAATCGACCACAATACTCGCGGTTTCGCGCATGGCTGCCCACGACCAAAAAAAAGGCATCGATCACCTCATCGAGGCGATGCCAGCCATCCGCCGCGCGATCCCCGCAGCGTGCCTTCGAATCGTCGGCGACGGTGCTGATCGAGCCCGGCTGGAGGAGCTCGCCCGGCGAAGCGAAGCCGCGGCCAGCATCTCGTTTCTGGGCGCGGTCGACGACGCATGCTTACAAGAGGAAATCCAAGCATGTCGGGTCTTTGCGTTGCCCAGCGCCAAGGAAGGATTCGGTCTGGTTTATCTCGAAGCCATGGCCGCGGGTCGCCCCTGCATCGTCGCGCAGGCCGGCGGCGCCCCGGAGGTGATTGACGAACACTCGGGTATCCCGGTGCCCTACGGCGATGTCACTGCGTTGGCAAATGCGACGGTCCAAGCACTCACCAAGATTTGGAACCCGGAGCGCATCAAAGCTCGCGCCCAACACTTTTCCTACGCCGCGTTTGCCGAACGTTGGCGCCAACTCGTTTTGCATTCCGCGTGA
- a CDS encoding ABC transporter permease — protein sequence MSSPEPTASIVIEAGRSERHYWKDLWRYRELLGFLAWRDIKVRYKQAVLGAAWALIQPVITTAIFTIVFGRLAGMPDGGIPYPLLVLSGLIAWQLFSTALSGSSGSLVSNANLVSKIYFPRLIVPLSAIGVAVVDFAIVLGLFTVMAISFGYYPTWHWLLLPVFIAFALLTALGAGMWLTALTVKYRDFRFITPFLIQIGLFVSPVGFRTDFYPSWQPLLSLNPMTGIINGFRWCLLQGNQSINFAGLTQGVLVILLLNVLGLWYFRRTERGFADII from the coding sequence GTGAGCTCTCCCGAACCAACCGCATCGATTGTCATAGAAGCCGGGCGATCCGAGCGCCACTACTGGAAAGACCTGTGGCGCTATCGCGAACTGCTCGGCTTCTTGGCGTGGCGTGACATCAAGGTCCGCTACAAACAAGCCGTGCTCGGCGCCGCCTGGGCGCTGATTCAACCGGTCATCACCACAGCAATCTTCACCATCGTGTTCGGTCGATTGGCCGGAATGCCGGACGGCGGCATTCCCTACCCCCTGCTGGTGCTCTCTGGCCTAATCGCTTGGCAACTATTTTCCACGGCGTTGAGCGGTTCGAGCGGGAGTCTCGTTTCAAACGCAAACCTCGTTTCCAAGATCTACTTTCCGCGGCTGATCGTTCCGCTGTCTGCCATCGGTGTTGCGGTCGTCGACTTTGCAATCGTGCTGGGATTGTTCACGGTGATGGCGATCAGCTTCGGCTACTACCCCACATGGCATTGGTTGCTCTTGCCGGTCTTCATCGCTTTTGCCCTTTTGACGGCGCTGGGAGCAGGCATGTGGCTTACGGCGCTCACGGTCAAGTACCGGGATTTTCGCTTCATCACGCCGTTCTTGATTCAAATCGGACTCTTCGTCTCGCCTGTGGGTTTTCGCACTGACTTTTATCCCTCTTGGCAGCCGCTCCTTAGCCTTAATCCCATGACGGGAATCATCAACGGGTTCCGTTGGTGCCTGTTGCAGGGCAACCAATCTATCAACTTCGCAGGGCTCACCCAGGGGGTCTTGGTCATCCTCCTTCTCAACGTTTTGGGCCTTTGGTACTTTCGCCGCACCGAGCGCGGTTTCGCAGACATCATATGA
- a CDS encoding polysaccharide ABC transporter ATP-binding protein, which yields MNAVQVEGLGKRYVIGHQAQADTLRDAVAGGVTGLWRRLRRGAMKREAFWALQDVSFGIKPGEVVGIIGRNGAGKSTLLKLLSRITEPTTGRITLNGRVASLLEVGTGFHPELSGRENIYLNGAILGMSRAEIALKFDEIVAFAEIERFLDTPVKRYSSGMYVRLAFAVAAHLEPETLIIDEVLAVGDANFQKKCLGKIGQVASNGRTVLFVSHNIGMVNRLCTSAILLEKGKLSLRTDSVEQAVNRYIESGLGQSTDAAHLYVNDETTPGSKPVIVRRMEVMHQGPAQQQSPASPVHLAMELELSEEIPNLNLGLYLRNNEWETLSVVASSDGERDSWPILKPGRNRLEVSIPAVSLNLGTYFLEFVASIHNRDWIISPGSGPIVSFRVTELMSQSTRWVSRRAGLLAPLSEWTLTP from the coding sequence ATGAACGCGGTTCAAGTTGAAGGGTTGGGAAAACGCTACGTCATCGGCCATCAAGCCCAGGCCGACACCTTGCGTGACGCCGTTGCGGGCGGCGTGACCGGCCTGTGGCGCCGGCTCCGTCGAGGCGCGATGAAACGCGAGGCCTTCTGGGCGCTCCAGGACGTGAGCTTTGGAATTAAGCCAGGTGAGGTCGTCGGCATCATCGGCCGCAATGGCGCGGGAAAGTCGACGCTGCTGAAGCTGCTTTCCCGCATCACAGAACCGACCACTGGACGGATCACGCTCAATGGACGCGTTGCCTCGTTGCTCGAAGTGGGCACCGGATTTCATCCCGAGCTGAGTGGCCGGGAAAACATCTATCTGAATGGCGCGATCCTAGGAATGTCCCGAGCCGAAATCGCGTTGAAGTTCGACGAGATTGTCGCATTCGCGGAGATCGAACGCTTTCTGGACACCCCGGTGAAGCGTTACAGCAGCGGCATGTATGTGCGGCTCGCGTTTGCCGTCGCCGCACATTTGGAGCCGGAGACGCTCATCATTGATGAGGTTCTCGCAGTCGGTGATGCCAATTTCCAAAAGAAGTGCCTCGGCAAGATCGGTCAGGTGGCGAGCAACGGCCGCACGGTTCTCTTCGTTTCGCACAACATCGGAATGGTGAACCGCCTTTGCACCTCGGCCATCCTGCTTGAGAAAGGAAAACTCTCGCTTCGAACCGATAGCGTGGAGCAGGCGGTGAATCGCTACATCGAGTCCGGATTGGGACAGTCAACCGACGCGGCGCATCTGTATGTGAACGACGAGACCACGCCCGGCTCAAAGCCTGTGATCGTTCGTCGGATGGAGGTTATGCACCAGGGGCCGGCTCAGCAGCAGTCTCCCGCATCACCGGTTCATCTCGCCATGGAGTTGGAGCTGTCGGAGGAGATTCCCAACCTGAACCTCGGCCTCTACCTGCGCAACAATGAGTGGGAAACACTATCCGTCGTGGCTTCCTCCGACGGCGAACGCGACTCATGGCCGATTCTAAAACCCGGCCGTAACCGCCTGGAGGTTTCGATCCCGGCAGTGAGCCTCAACCTCGGCACTTACTTCCTCGAGTTCGTCGCGAGCATTCATAATCGCGATTGGATCATTTCTCCGGGATCGGGACCGATCGTGAGCTTTCGGGTCACCGAGTTGATGAGTCAATCGACCCGCTGGGTCAGTCGACGGGCCGGATTGCTCGCTCCCTTGTCGGAGTGGACACTCACCCCCTGA
- a CDS encoding sulfotransferase domain-containing protein: MNPANPNLFIVGAAKCGTTSIAAMLAEEAEVFLPRFKEPSPFAEGLPYQTKFPDPYLDLFAGKGDHRYRLDASTCHLSTPWAAQEIQRHFPESRIIIMLRNPVRRAYSLYNWMRREGYEPCETFAAALAAEAHRREAFREFNPQYYWNYLYRESGLYCDQVKRYLELFPKERVHVIFLDAPDSNDGKIIAGLEAFLGLQLSANSLPRLNEAQGVRSARLSYALRHQFQKPGTALRPIPGKGRLIRWLQRVNKSGRVPRLDGGIARELSDYYRADVIALGNLLQRPVDHWLR, translated from the coding sequence GTGAATCCCGCGAATCCTAATCTTTTCATTGTCGGCGCCGCCAAGTGCGGAACGACTTCAATCGCCGCCATGTTGGCCGAGGAGGCCGAGGTTTTCCTCCCTCGCTTCAAAGAGCCCAGTCCGTTCGCCGAGGGCCTGCCCTACCAAACCAAGTTTCCGGATCCTTACCTCGATCTTTTTGCCGGCAAGGGAGACCACCGTTACCGACTTGATGCCTCCACCTGCCACCTGAGCACCCCTTGGGCGGCCCAGGAAATCCAGCGGCACTTCCCGGAAAGTCGCATCATCATCATGCTGCGCAACCCCGTTCGTCGCGCCTATTCGCTCTACAACTGGATGCGACGGGAGGGCTACGAACCCTGCGAAACCTTCGCGGCGGCGCTCGCCGCCGAAGCGCATCGGCGGGAGGCATTCCGGGAATTCAATCCGCAATATTATTGGAACTACCTCTACCGCGAGAGCGGCCTGTATTGCGACCAGGTGAAACGCTACCTTGAGCTGTTCCCGAAAGAACGCGTTCACGTCATCTTTCTCGATGCGCCAGACTCCAACGATGGGAAGATCATCGCAGGTCTGGAAGCGTTCCTTGGACTGCAGCTATCAGCCAACAGCTTGCCCCGCCTGAACGAAGCCCAAGGCGTTCGTTCCGCCCGACTCAGCTACGCGTTGCGCCATCAGTTCCAAAAGCCCGGGACCGCGTTGCGCCCGATTCCCGGCAAAGGGCGGTTGATCCGCTGGTTGCAGCGGGTCAACAAAAGCGGCCGGGTCCCGCGGCTCGACGGAGGCATCGCCCGAGAGCTAAGCGACTACTATCGCGCTGACGTGATCGCGCTCGGGAATCTGCTTCAGCGCCCGGTGGATCACTGGCTGCGGTGA